DNA from Elephas maximus indicus isolate mEleMax1 chromosome 18, mEleMax1 primary haplotype, whole genome shotgun sequence:
CCTCAACCTACACATAGGcaaacacacgcacacgcacagacacatacacacacacgagaAAAAAGGCACAGGGTAAAAAAGATCACAGGGTAAGGAATGAAGCTTAATTACAATGTCCGGGGCCAAACTCCAGATGTTTGGTGGATGCAATGCCAAACTTACAGAACCCACGGATACCAAACCTCGAGTCCCAGCTCACCTTGGTAATAAATTCTTCCTGTGAACACAGCTTGTCAATGTAGCTCAGGAGTCCTGGGTCTGGGTACATCCCAGTGTCTTCCTGTTGTTGCTCATattcctcttcttcatgttttgcatCTGGCTCCACAGTGGCCGAATGGGCAGGTCCAAGCAGACCTTCCATGATTTCGACATACTCTTTCACAGCTTTAGGAGGGATCTCATTGGGTTGCTTGGCCTCCCAAGGGCACTGGGGTCTATGTTGCTGCTGGTTGAGGGGCTGCACCTTGGGATCTCCCTTCCTTGGGACGAACACTAAAGGAGAGGTTAGAAAGAAGGAGGTAAATTTGGCAGAACATTCCAGGCCATTTGACCTGTtacggattgagttgtgtccccacaaaatgtgtgtcaacttggctaggccgtgattcccagtattgtgtggttatccacccTGTTTTGatcggatgtgattttcctatgtgttgtaaatcctagcctctacaatgttaatgaggcaggtttagaTGCAGTTGTgtaaatgaggcaagactcaatctgcaggattaggctatatcttgattcaatctcttttgtaatataaaagaaagaagccagtagAGAGGAGAGAAACTTTATGTGGCCCAGAAAGAAATTCCCAGAGTAGAGCCCGTCCTTTGGACTCccggttcctgtgctaagaagctcctagatcaggggaagattgatgacaatgccTTCCACtggaaccaaaagagaaaaagccttccctgggagtttCGTACCCAGATTTTGGAGttttagcctcttagactgtgagagaatgaatttagccacttagactgtgagagaatgaaataccacaagccattcacttgtggtatatctgttctaccaacactagataactaagacaccactcaaACATACGTTGGAAGGGCAGATTTTTTGGAGAGCCTAAAATGGTTCCTGGTGAGATGGGCACACCCGAAGCCACAAGAACCGTGAGAGGAGATGTAATAGGTAGAATGTCCAAGAGAATCATCCTGTGAGGAAACTTGGAACTATTGCTTTTTCAAGAAGTCCTTTCATTGAGACCCACGTTTTAGGCTGATTAGATATTGGATCTCATCTTTGATAATCTGTGTGATCTTTGATAATCTGTGTGAGACAGTAGTTATAAAACTTGACCGCCTCATTACTAGTGTGTAACGAAGTGTAGCTGAGAGCCCAGGCTTCCGTCAGGCTCTACTGATAGAAATAGCCGTTGCCCCCCCTTGAAAGGGAAGTACCCCATGTGAAGACAATGCCTTCTCCAAACATGGCTAGGCTCTACATTCCTCCTTTGATCCCCTGGACCTTAGCTCCTGTTGAAATTGGTTAGCCATACCTGGGTGCTGGCCAGCCACAGTGGATGAAGGCTTCTGAGGATCAAGATGCCTTGAAACTGGAGGAGGCAGGCACACGGACACATTCCTCTGCTGCAACTTCTGAATCTGTAACTCCTCCTCTGCTTCAAACTCCATGAACCTGACAAGGGTGGAGGAGGCACGGGCCCTGCTGAGAAGAAGGCAAGGCACACCAGGAGCCCCAGCACCGGGCAACAGTCGATTGTAGGGCAGCAGAGAGTGCCTTCAGTGACCCGGCAAGGTGCTGAGTAAGTCCATTTCCCAGGAGGGAGTTTCTCTctgtggcacacacacacagtttgggGGCTCCTTACATGTTCACATCATCCCTTCACCTGTAGCATAACTCATCATAACTTAGGAAGGGTGTGAAAGAAGTGAGCCATGCCTTCTTGGAAGCTCCTCCTGACAGAGCCATGGTGCTCACTTCCTTTCCACACCCTTAGCACCTGATGGCACACCGCAACTCCGACAGTGGCTGGTTGATTTCAATCAGAACTATGTGACACACGGCAGGACCCCACTTAGGTACATCCTGCTTCAAGACTCTCCTGCCCTTTCCTAACATACACACATTAGAGCTGACAGCTTGAGCCTGGTATGGGATGAAGTTGATTGCAGATAACACCATGGACTAGATCCTAGATTCCCCGTCCTGGTGTCAGGCTTTGAGCCCATGAGCTATTAACCAAGGAGACAAGTGATCCGAGATATATTGGGAAGAAGGTGGAATCTAAGGTTTCAGGAAAGCTTCAGATCctatgatgatttttttaaaaccaaggAGGGAAAGGCAATAAGGGTGATAGACACGTCCACAGGTTGACTTGAGATATTGCCGTCCCCTGAACAAAGCTTTCCAGCCTGGGCCATTCTTGGATGGCTACAGAACAGTTTTGTGCCAGTTGTCATGTGGAAGGTTGGTCCCAAATTTCCTGTCAGGTATATGGACACTGAGGCAAGGAGGAACCTGTGTGGTACATCGTATCCCCTCACTGCAGAGTGTCTACGGCTTGGAATTTATCCCCATTGGTAGCCACAGTGTTTATCCCCATTCCATCTTAACGCTCTCAATATCGAGACATCCACAAATAATATGTAGAAGGGGTGCATTTCTTGAAGGAGGTAGGACAGAATTCCAAGCAGTGAATGTGATGGTAGACACTGAGGGTACAGAGGGATCATCGGGGAACTAGGAGCCCTGTCCAAGCGcacacctcctcctcctcacaaCATCCCCTCCGACTTGTACCAACACAGGCAGGCAGCAGCCACTCTCAACCCACCCTCCTCATTCAGACCCCATCACTCGGTCCCCATAGAGCTGGGATGCCATGAACTCACTTTTCTGCCATCTCGTAGAAGATCATCCGGTCAAAGTTGCTTTTGTGCTCCCATTCCTGCACAGACCGCCACAGTCCCTCCTCCAGGGTCATGGTGGGCTTCAGTCGGGCCAGGGATCGAAGGACTGGGCTAAAACCACATGCTTGTTTGTAACTTCCTACAAGTACGTATTCTATCCCCATCTTGACCCCACCCCTACACATATCCCCTGCCCATCATCACATCTGTCTTGCTATTTCTCTGTGTCAAATCCCTCTTCCAGTGTTTGAGATTTCAAGTGTTTTTTTGCCTCCAGGATACCAGTGGCAGGGCAACTACACTAAGATACACACTCCCAGGAGGAACAGCCCAAAGAAAAGAATGTGCTATGAGTCCGTAGGACTGTGGGCAGAACGACCTGGCAGAGCACCTTAAAATCTACTCTAAGATCAAGTCCAAGGGTCCCATGAATGAACATTTTCGCCAGCTCCCAGATGACTTTTGAGTAGAGGTTCTGCTCTTTGGTGAACACAGCCCTAGAACCTCAGGGTGTGAAGAGCAGGAGTTCTGCCCAGAAACAAAGGTGAGGGCAGCCCGTGGTGACTGAGAGAGACTTCTGCTATCTGGAGTTTGGAAAATCATAAGTCATACTGCCCAACTGCATTTGAGACTATGATCAAACGGAACACAGCTGTTTTGGAATGCAGGGAATCCCTAAGACTGCTTGAAAGTTGGCTTTGTTGGACTTTGTCTTTATTCCCGTGAGGTTGGGAGCGGGGGGTAGATGCCATCGATCTTTCAGCCATTTGGGGGCAAGTTGTGTGTGGAAAATCATCCTTTGGATTGTGATAAGAGTTTGTTATTGGTTGACCCAAAATAACTgtggggagcccagggttgatAGATGTAGGGTCTGCTGTGAAAAGACAAATCTTCCCACATGACTAATCAGTCTGCCTTCCATTCACAGAAGCCCATGACCGTGGACTTCATGGCTAATTTCCAATCATACACactgaaactaggacatttttgCTTTCGTGGGTACTTTTCTTGGACTACGTTGCCTTTCCTTCATGCCAGTGACAAGAATGGACATCATGTAATGAGGCAGCGCAAGTGTCAGGCACTCTCTGAGCACTCCTTATATTAGCTCATGTCATCTTCTTAGCTGTCCTCTGAATTAATTGTAATTGTTTCCTTATTTGATGAGATACTGGAGGGTGGAGATGTATAATGACCTGGTCAGTATTACAAGTCCAGCTAGGGCAGAGCCCAAGCCCGTCAGCACTCTATGTATACTCTACCACCTCCCTGTTCTAACTGGAATTCTCCAGAGGAATGAGGGTGGGAGTGTATTTCAAATGATTGTTGTAGGCCCTGCCCGTCTCCCTCCTCACCTGGATTTGAAATGGCACTGGCCTACATATGGTCAACTCCTATGCTGGAAAGTAAAGACCAGCAGAGGAATGTGGTATTGGTAGTCTGAGACCAAAATTCACATCATGGCTCTGTACTTTATCAAAGTGTTTAGTCTCCTATAAATAATTATTAG
Protein-coding regions in this window:
- the LOC126061822 gene encoding NUT family member 2D-like isoform X1, whose protein sequence is MCRGGVKMGIEYVLVGSYKQACGFSPVLRSLARLKPTMTLEEGLWRSVQEWEHKSNFDRMIFYEMAEKFMEFEAEEELQIQKLQQRNVSVCLPPPVSRHLDPQKPSSTVAGQHPVFVPRKGDPKVQPLNQQQHRPQCPWEAKQPNEIPPKAVKEYVEIMEGLLGPAHSATVEPDAKHEEEEYEQQQEDTGMYPDPGLLSYIDKLCSQEEFITKAEAVIHPQFLEMLLSPESQIDLMSLTQKLEEEEGLTLTQVNQRRKGK
- the LOC126061822 gene encoding NUT family member 2D-like isoform X2, producing MCRGGVKMGIEYVLVGSYKQACGFSPVLRSLARLKPTMTLEEGLWRSVQEWEHKSNFDRMIFYEMAEKFMEFEAEEELQIQKLQQRNVSVCLPPPVSRHLDPQKPSSTVAGQHPVFVPRKGDPKVQPLNQQQHRPQCPWEAKQPNEIPPKAVKEYVEIMEGLLGPAHSATVEPDAKHEEEEYEQQQEDTGMYPDPGLLSYIDKLCSQEEFITKR